In Vicia villosa cultivar HV-30 ecotype Madison, WI linkage group LG7, Vvil1.0, whole genome shotgun sequence, the DNA window tcctatttatatagtttgatatctcaccctttctgtttgaatgttgcctccacgtgggtaacgtgcaggtaatccagatgagtagctgtttctgcttatagtcgagttttgggtgtcattgctctgatacgtagcactcggggggaaatgaacacttgcttgatgttgttatttgcttattgaaccttatgatgtatttgaggatttgtttgtattgtttctttttatgattcaaaagatgttatgtcttaattgttgaatcattgtgaatctgttgcatgttgaacctaagtTTGGGTTATGCTTTGAATACTATGTTATTCAAAAGTAGAGGTATATGTTATGAGTTTTGTTCACTCCAATCCTGATAGtgttatgtattagtttaaaaagcatgacaggtttatgtttatgttgaatgtgtgacatcctgattttgttgagaatttttatactctgatttttccgcATAAATgtttggggtagatttggggtgttacattagtggtatcagagcaggtcggtcttgtccggccaagtgtcgagtcgtagtgtagtctaacaatcGTGTATTGTTGTCtgtgctgattgcttttgtgttgtagtgacgctatggctgggaggaatgatgctgcgatagctgctgctttggaagcgatggctcaggctatgcagaaccaaccgaatgctgacgagaatgctggatctcgtagtttggcgactttccaaagggagaatccgccggtgttcaagggtacgcatgaccctgatggtgctcttgattggttgaaggagctcgagcgaatcttccgtgttatggattgcactcctgcTCAGAAGGTCAGATATGGAACTCATATGCTGGCtaaggaagctgatgattggtggttgGAGACACTTGCTAGGTTGGAGTTTTCAGGTGAGGAAGTCACTTGGAATGTGTTCcgtagggaatttctgaggaagtactatcctgaagatgttcggggtaagAAAGAGATAGAATTCCTAGAGTTGACGCAAGGGAACAAGTCTGTGaccgagtatgctgccaagttcacTGAGTTGATTAAGTTCTATCCTCACTTTGATGGCGAAGGTgctgaattttctaagtgcatcaaGTTTCAGAATGAGTTACGCTCGGATATCAAGAAGGCTGTTGGGTACCAAAAGATCCGTTTGTTTTCTGATTTGGTTGACAGTTGTAGGATCTTTGAGGAAGATAGTAATGCTCATCACAAGATGGTTAGTGATAGAAGGGGCAAGAATCAACAAAgccgtgggaaaccgtatgatgctGGTAAAGGGAAACAAAGAGTTACTCATGGTCAGAggtctagtgggggagatgctcctgctaggaTTGTATGTTTCAAATGTGGTCAACCTGGTCATAAGAGCAATGCTTGTACTGCTGATGCGAGGAAGTGTTTCAGATGTGGTAAGATGGAACATGCAATGTCTGATTGCAAGCATAAGGACATGGTATGTTTCACGTGTGGCGAAGAGGGACACATTGGTAGCTAGTGTCCAAAGAAGAAGGCACAATCCGGTGGAAAGGTGTTTGCTTTAGCTGGGACTCCTACAACTAGTGGAGACCGACTcatcagaggtacatgtttcattaatagtactcctttaatcactattattgatactggtgctactcattgttttattgcttctgattgtgttgaaagattgggtcttaTGTTGTCTTCCATGAAtggagagatggttgtcgatcttccagctaagggatcggtgactacttctctgaTGTGTTCAAAGTGTCCTTTGTCGATCTTCGACAAAGACTTCGCTGTTGACTTGATTTGTTTGCCGTTGAGTGGATTAGATGTaatcttgggtatgaattggttagagtataactatgttcatatcaactgttttaacaAGTccttgaggttttcttctcccGAGGAAGAAGGAGTTGGTTTGTTGACTGGTAAGCAGTTGAGGCAATTGATGCAAGACGAAGCACAAATGTTCTCATTGAtggcgtcattgtcttttgagaaTCAAGTTAGAATTGACGAGTTAAAGGTGGTGCGGGAAtttcctgatgaaattcctgatgtacctccagaaagagaagttgagtttgcgattgatcttgtacctggtaccagacctgtttctatggcaccgtacaggatgtctgcatctgagttatctgaattgaagaagcaattagaagagttgcttgagaaaaagtttgtaagaccaagtgtatcgccgtggggagcgcccgtgttgttagtaaagaagaaagatgggagtatgagactttgtgttgattatcggcagttgaataaagtgacgatcaagaacaagtatccgcttccaagaattgatgacttgatggatcaattggtgggtgctagtgtgttttctaaaattgatttgaggtccggatatcaccagattagagtaaaagaagatgatattcagaagaccgcgttcaggactcggtatggacactacgagtattcggtgatgcccttcggtgttactaatgcgccgggagtattcatggagtacatgaatcgtatttttcatacttacttggatcggtttgtagtggtattcattgatgacattctgatttactctaaatctgaagaagagcatgaagagcatctgagaattgtgttgcaagttctgaaagagaagcagttgtatgccaagttgtctaagtgtgaattctggttgcatgaagttagtttccttggtcatgtcatttctggtagtggcattgccgtggatccttctaaagttgatgctgtgttacaatgggaagctccgaagtcagctaCTGAGATTAGAAGCTTCTTGGGTTTAGCCGGTTACTATAGACGGTTTATCGAGGGATTTTCTAAATTGGCACTTTCGTTGACAAGATTGACTTGCAAGGGAAAAGTTTTTGTGTGGGACATTCGATGCGAAGAAAGTTTcaatgagttgaagaagaggttgacgtcggctccggttttgactttgcctaatccaggagagccttttgttgtgtactgtgatgcttgtttGATGGGGTTAGGTGGCGTGCTCATGCAGAATGGTAAAGTGGTTGCTTATGCGTCTAGGCAATTGAGAactcatgaaaagaattatcctacgcatgatctaGAGTTAGCTGCAGTGGTCTTTGTgttgaaaatttggagacattatctttatggttcgagatttgaagtgtttagtgaccataagagtttgaagtacctttttgatcagaaagagttgaatatgaggcagcgaaggtggttagaattattgaaggattatgatttcggtttgaattatcatcccggaaaagctaatgttgtggccgatgctttaagccgaaagaccttgcatatgtcggcTATGATGGCTAAGGAGTTGGAGTTGATTGAGCAGTTTCGAGATTTGAGCTTAGTTTGTGAAGTGACACCACATAGTGTTATGTTGGGAATGTTAAAGATTAACAATGACTTTCTCGACAATATCAAAGAGGCTCAGAAGCTAGATGTGAAGTTGGTGGATTTGATGGTAGGAACCGATCGACTTGAGAAggatgatttcaagttagatgcgcatggtgtgttgagattccgagatcgTATTTGTATTCCTGCGATGAAGAGATTAAGAAAGTGATTCTTGAAGAGAGTCatagaagcagtttgagtattcatccaggagctacaaagatgtatcaagatttgaagagtttgttttggtggcctggtatgaaacgtgatgtggcacagtttgtgtatgcttgtttgacttgtcagaagtcaaagattgagcatcaaaagcctgcagggttgatgcaaccgttagaagttccagaatggaaatgggatagcatttcgatggactttgtaacaggattacctaataccttgagaggatttgattcgatttgggtgattgttgataggcttacgaagtcggcacactttatacctattaacatcacattcCCGATTGCGAAGTTAGCAAAGATATATGTCAGGGTGATTGtaaagttgcatggtgttcctttgtgtattgtgtcggatagagatccgaggtttacttctgatttctggaagagtttgcaagaggcgttgggttctaagttgaggttgagtacggcgtatcatccacagacagatggtcagaccgagaggactattcagtcattgGAGGATTTAttgagagcatgtgttcttgagcagggaggttcgtgggatacatatcttccgttgattgagttcacttacaataacagttaccattctagtattgggatgacaccttttgaggcgttgtatggtaggaggtgtaggactccgttaTGTTGGCATGAATCGGGTGAGAGTGTGGTACTTGGACCCGAGATTGTTAGGGAGACTACTGAGAAAGTGAAGCTtattcgagataagatgaaagcttctcaaagtaggcagaaaagttaccatgacaagaggaggaaagatttggaattccaagctggtgatcatgtactTTTGAGAGTCACACCTGTGACTGGTGTTGGGCGAGCTCTGAAGTTTAaaaagctcactcctcgttttattggtccgtatcaAATATCAGATCGAGTTGGGAAAGTTGCTTACCGTGTGGCGTTACCACCAAATCTTGctaatttgcacgatgtgtttcatgtgtcacaactccgAAAGTATGTTTccgatccgtctcatgtgattcagatggacgatgtgcaagtgcgtgataaTCTCACAGTGGAGACGATGCCTGTGCGAATTGTGGATCGTGAGATGAAGACTCTAAGAGGTAAAGAGATTACATTGGTGAAAGTTGTTTGGTTAGGAGCAGCTGGTGAAAGCTTGACATGGGAATtagagagcaagatgcgagattcctatcccgagttatttgaatcaggtaaatttctattttcgaggacgaaaatattctagtgggggagagttgtaacgcccggaaaaatagttatttgcttaatttagatatttgtgatgttttctgaaatttttgcgttttgggacgatttagtcggtattagttcgggatagcggatcgacatttaatcgataattttaatatttttagtattagaaatattaatgagttaatatttagcgttttgggaattttctaagtaattaagtttagaccggaaatatgagacactgtgtaataagtcggtatattaaaataatcgaattttattttaattgagttttagtggaagtattatttttatattaagtgtggaaataatattgggcttaaTTAATGACATCTTTAGGTATTAAGGGGGTATATTTTATTAGGCCCATTTgggtattaataattaaaatagtttatttttttaaaaataaaagtagaAGAGAGGTAGAGAGAAGTAGTGGTatcagtaaaagaaaacaaagagcaaTCCGAGGGAGAGAAAGTAAAGAGGGGTTAGGGTTTGAAgaggagacccaaagtgttgctctaaagtgcattttttctccaattttcaattgaatcttcttagagctgcactcaatccaaggtaaggggggattctttctacctaaatgggaatttgatgcattttatgtgggtttagggtatagATTATCCTTGGGTTGTTAAATTTTATTTGCTGTCATTGTTTGAAAATATTGCTGTTCATATAAAAATGGAATTGAAATTGGATTTGACCAATAGATTATCACTTTTGCGTTTTATACTATGTGTTGTCTCTGTTCACTTTGTTTTCTAATTCACCCATATGCCATATACCATTTCTAAGTTTTCATGCtatcatttaaaatatatatactgATCTAATGCAATTAGGATTGAAACCATAAAAATGAGATAGCATATAATGGAAATACAACATGCTGAATTTGTTTCTTTTCTGTCCGTATATTGACTTGTTATGTTGTTTGCTTCTAGTTCTCATATGGACATTGTTCTATTCATGTTCCATGCTGTGCATAAAGGTTTTATATAATGACATATTAAAATTGGATATGAACTTAAATTATGAGAGGAAAAATATTAGAAACATAGAATgttagaaattgaaaaataaaaaaataaaataaaatgaatagaaatataaatgaattgaaattaatataatataattattaattggttgatttaattaatagtagAATTAATCTCAATAAGTCTAGTTGGTTAGAAAATacttagacttagattaattattcggtttatcggtaaattgcgatatcttgagaatttgaccgtaaatgtgttttggttgaacatttacgttgagaataatatattgagatgtcaatgatgttgttttgataattaaagtTATCTCTAATTGAGTTAGATGTTAATTTGGAAGTTGTTTTAgcttatttaatatattggcATATTGTGATTATTTTGCGAATTGGTCGCAATTTGTGATTTTGTTTTGGATGCTTCTGTTGCGATTAATGTTGTGATTTCCAATATGATTATTTTGTGCATTCTTATGTGAATAGCCTCATAGTGTGAATTATAGCAAATTTTGATATTATGTATATAACGCTATGAATTgataagttgtgttgtgagcctttggctaaagtggaacggtgtgatgttgatatgtgatcGTGGTTGTGTTGTTGATATGTCGTTGTTTCGTTGTCGAATTGTGGTCGTTGTATATttccgcatagcatagcataacataaagttgaacggtgtgatgttgatatgtgaccgtgttgaaggctttgccttatgcctcggaattactggcaatgttctaagttgggagttttactccaatggtaccacatgcatatgcatagttgagttgcATTCGAGTTGTTGTTGGTCGAAGTTGTTGTctatgcattgtgatgcttatgtgttgatttgttgaagatgccgatgtgttgatatcaagactattctttgatgatgttctttgtgttgtttatgttgatgttgtgtgaaacggtgattcatttatattccttacctaatatatgatttatcataatcctatttatatagtttgatatctcaccctttctgtttgaatgttgcctccacgtgggtaacgtgcaggtaatccagatgagtagctgtttctgcttatagtcgagttttgggtgtcattgctctgatacgtagcactcggggggaaatgaacacttgcttgatgttgttatttgcttattgaaccttatgatgtatttgaggatttgtttgtattgtttctttttatgattcaaaagatgttatgtcttaattgttgaatcattgtgaatctgttgcatgttgaacctaagtTTGGGTTATGCTTTGAATACTATGTTATTCAAAAGTAGAGGTATATGTTATGAGTTTTGTTCACTCCAATCCTGATAGtgttatgtattagtttaaaaagcatgacaggtttatgtttatgttgaatgtgtgacatcctgattttgttgagaatttttatactctgatttttccgcATAAATgtttggggtagatttggggtgttacatcaacAGTCTTTTAGTGAAATTCCTAATTACTAACCATAAGGATGTTCAGCTTTTGGTTTAAAAACATTGAATTCTACCAACAGTTTCACTTACTAACTATTAACAGAAAAAAACAGAAGTTCTGATAACCAAAGGACTCAACCGATTCCAGTTCAGCTATAACTAACCAAACCTCTAAACCCACTTGCAACTAATAGAACCTACTAACTACCACCAGCTCATCCTAACCGATTTTGTAACAGGAAAATAACTAACCTAGTAACTAATTCAACTCACCACAACTGACTGAGTTTGTCAGTTAACTCAGTGAGTCTACCCTAACTGAATCCAAACCTCCCTGTAACAACCTTCAATCCTAGTCAGCAATCTCCAAACCTATCTAACTGAAACCGAACCTCACTCCAAACCTAACTCACCCGAGCCTACACCCTATATAATCTCcattccctccataattcaaactTCAACCATTTTTCACGCCACTTCCATCCATCTCTCACCACTCTCTCATTCTAAcatctccttcatcttcttcacactcatcttcaacctcactctACCTTCTCCACTCTCAGAACTCTCCCTCTCCAGTTATCCTCACCTCACCATACGCACGCTTTCAGAGCTGTTGAAGTTCATCACCAGAACTTCAACAAAGCTTGTGCGAAACCACTGTCCATTCTCAATTCAATTCGCTCACGCACTCGacacgcaacaacaacaacacaacagtTCACCGAtaaatcaaaaaagaagaagaactccagaagaagaagaagaccacGGACGATATGCACAAGAGGGGAGAATCAACACAAAAGGCAAACCGAAGAGTAATCGAGATTTAACCTGAACAATTTCTGGAGAGCATCACAGTTCCTCCACCGGTGTTCTCGTCATCTCGCAAGCGTCTCCATTCCAGGTACGCCTCATCCTCGCCGTCTTCACTTGACTATTGTTACCATGGTGAGGTATTAAGTTGCCTGAACACTTCCCCCATGATTTCACCCCTTAATTCGCTTCCGTTGCCATTAACTTCGTTTT includes these proteins:
- the LOC131620334 gene encoding uncharacterized protein LOC131620334 → MAGRNDAAIAAALEAMAQAMQNQPNADENAGSRSLATFQRENPPVFKGTHDPDGALDWLKELERIFRVMDCTPAQKVRYGTHMLAKEADDWWLETLARLEFSGEEVTWNVFRREFLRKYYPEDVRGKKEIEFLELTQGNKSVTEYAAKFTELIKFYPHFDGEGAEFSKCIKFQNELRSDIKKAVGYQKIRLFSDLVDSCRIFEEDSNAHHKMVSDRRGKNQQSRGKPYDAGKGKQRVTHGQRSSGGDAPARIVCFKCGQPGHKSNACTADARKCFRCGKMEHAMSDCKHKDMVCFTCGEEGHIGS